DNA from Phycisphaerae bacterium:
CGGCGGCGGATGGCGAAGCGGGGATTTCGGCCAGGATCTCCGGCGGCAGATCGTCCGGCTGAATGGTCTGGGTCCGGGCCAGGACCACGGCCCGTTCGATGACATTTTCGAGTTCGCGCACGTTACCCGGCCACGAGTAACGTTCGAGGCGTTTGTAGGTTTCGGCGTCGATGCGGTCGACGGGGCGCTGGTGCTCGTGGCGGAACCGGGCGAGGAAATGCTCGACCAGCGGGCGGATGTCGGTCAGGCGCTCGCGGAGCGGAGGCAGCGCGATGCCGACCACGTTGATCCGGTAGTAGAGGTCCTGACGGAAGGTCCCCTGCTCGACGAGTTTTCGCAGGTCCTTGTTGGTGGCCACGACGACGCGGACGTCCACGTCGAGGGTCTGATTGCCGCCGACGGGTTCGAACTGCCGCTCCTGAAGGACGCGAAGGAGTTTGACCTGCAGCGCCGGCGTGGCGCTGTCGATTTCGTCAAGGAAGATGGTACCGCCGTCGGCGGCGAGGAACCGCCCCTGCTTATCGGCCAGGGCGCCGGTGAACGAGCCCTTGAGGTGTCCGAAGAGCTCGCTTTCGAGGAGGCTTTCGGGCAGTGCGCCGCAACTGACCTCGACGAACGGCCCGTCGCTGCGGTCGCCGTGGCGGTGGAGGGCGCGGGCGACCATGGACTTGCCGGTGCCGGATTCGCCGGTGACCAGGACGGTGGTGGAGGTCGGGCCGACGGCCTCGATGAGTTCGAATACCCGCTGCATCTTGCGGTCGCGGCCGACGAGTTCGCCCAGGCCGTCGCGCCGCTGGAGCTGCTGACGGAGGGCGAGGTTCTCAGCCTGGAGGGCCTGCTGTTTGAGGGTCCGTTCGATGGCGATGCGGAGCTCGTCGTCGACGACGGGCTTGGTCAGATAGTCGTAGGCTCCGAGCTTGATCGCCTCGACGGCGGAGTTGATCGAGCCGAAGGCGGTGATGACGATGGGCACCGCTTCGGGATGCTGTCGGCGAATGTAGCGGAGCACGTCAAGTCCATCGTGCTCAGGCATGTTCAGGTCGGTGATGACGATCTGGACGGGGTTGTCCTGGAGCACCTCGCGGGCGGCGTCGAAGCTCCCCGCGGCGTGGACGTCGTGGCCTTCAAGCCGAAGGAATTCGCCAAGGGAGTCGAGGATGATGCGGTCGTCGTCGATGATGAGAATCGTTGCCGTCGCAGCACTCGCACGTTCGTTGGCTTCAAGCACGGTCATCGCGACATCCTTTCCCTCTGCAAGGCCGGCGTGGCGGCGGGCAATTCGACGACGAATTTGGCGCCCGCGTCGCGTCCCGGTCCGGCGGAGAGGCTGCCGCCCTGCTCCTCGACGATTTCGCGGGCGATGGCCAGTCCGAGTCCGGCGCCGCCGCGGTCGCCCTTGGTGCTGTAGAACGGTTCGAAGATCCGCTGGGGATTCTCCGGCAGACCGCAGCCGGTGTCCTCCACACTGACCCTCACGCACCCCCCTTCCACGGACGTCCGGATGTTGATGATGGACGGGCAGTCTGGGTCTCGCCGCCGGCGTTCGTCGATTGCGTCGATGGCGTTCTTGATGAGATTGCAGAAGACCTGGTAAAGCCGCGGCCCGCCGGCTTCGGGCAGACGGTCGGACAGGGCGGTGACGATCTGGATTCGCCTCGATTCGGCGCGAAGGAGCATG
Protein-coding regions in this window:
- a CDS encoding sigma-54-dependent Fis family transcriptional regulator, encoding MTVLEANERASAATATILIIDDDRIILDSLGEFLRLEGHDVHAAGSFDAAREVLQDNPVQIVITDLNMPEHDGLDVLRYIRRQHPEAVPIVITAFGSINSAVEAIKLGAYDYLTKPVVDDELRIAIERTLKQQALQAENLALRQQLQRRDGLGELVGRDRKMQRVFELIEAVGPTSTTVLVTGESGTGKSMVARALHRHGDRSDGPFVEVSCGALPESLLESELFGHLKGSFTGALADKQGRFLAADGGTIFLDEIDSATPALQVKLLRVLQERQFEPVGGNQTLDVDVRVVVATNKDLRKLVEQGTFRQDLYYRINVVGIALPPLRERLTDIRPLVEHFLARFRHEHQRPVDRIDAETYKRLERYSWPGNVRELENVIERAVVLARTQTIQPDDLPPEILAEIPASPSAAVSPAADLPFADALADAEKQIILRALDRHRWNRQATADALKISRTTLFRRMRDLGLSH